One window of the Anaeromyxobacter dehalogenans 2CP-C genome contains the following:
- a CDS encoding LysM peptidoglycan-binding domain-containing M23 family metallopeptidase — protein MIRRAALAAAALALLPGCPAKPPVIRPSQPAARPLPIPLQAPAGHDEPALAGIVHVVRRGETLYRIARAYGIDPADLMETNGIADPRNVAVGTELFVPGASAPAEVTPYPGPMPAGPAPSPGASRPSPAVASAAPAVPAARAPAAGRADLVAAPPREPDDGPPVVRQGAPSRLGWPLKGVLYGRYGVRAGQRHDGIDIAAPEGTPVLAAADGSVIYAGEQAGYGAVVILRHDGGLVTLYAHNSEVLVKEGARVGRGQPIARVGQTGRTTGPHLHFEVREGTRPRNPLLFLP, from the coding sequence GTGATCCGCCGGGCGGCCCTCGCCGCCGCGGCGCTCGCGCTCCTCCCCGGCTGCCCCGCGAAGCCGCCGGTGATCCGCCCCTCGCAGCCCGCTGCCCGGCCCTTGCCCATCCCGCTCCAGGCGCCGGCCGGCCACGACGAGCCGGCGCTGGCCGGGATCGTCCACGTGGTGCGGCGGGGCGAGACGCTGTACCGGATCGCCCGCGCCTACGGCATCGACCCCGCCGACCTGATGGAGACGAACGGCATCGCCGACCCGCGCAACGTGGCGGTCGGGACCGAGCTGTTCGTGCCCGGCGCGAGCGCGCCCGCCGAGGTGACGCCGTATCCCGGCCCGATGCCGGCCGGCCCCGCGCCGTCGCCCGGGGCGTCGAGGCCGTCGCCGGCCGTCGCGTCGGCCGCGCCGGCGGTCCCGGCCGCACGCGCCCCCGCCGCGGGCCGCGCCGATCTCGTGGCGGCGCCGCCGCGCGAGCCCGACGACGGGCCGCCGGTCGTCCGCCAGGGCGCCCCGTCGCGCCTCGGCTGGCCGCTCAAGGGCGTGCTGTACGGGCGCTACGGCGTCCGCGCCGGCCAGCGGCACGACGGCATCGACATCGCGGCGCCGGAGGGGACGCCGGTGCTGGCCGCGGCGGACGGCAGCGTCATCTACGCCGGCGAGCAGGCCGGCTACGGCGCGGTGGTGATCCTGCGCCACGACGGCGGGCTGGTGACGCTCTACGCGCACAACTCCGAGGTGCTGGTGAAGGAGGGCGCGCGGGTCGGCCGCGGCCAGCCCATCGCGCGCGTGGGCCAGACCGGCCGGACCACCGGCCCGCACCTGCACTTCGAGGTGCGGGAGGGGACGCGGCCGCGCAACCCGCTGCTCTTCCTGCCCTGA
- the surE gene encoding 5'/3'-nucleotidase SurE: protein MRVLLSNDDGVHAAGLRALAEAFHGDEVWVVAPDREQSASSHAISLHRPLRLLEVAPRWYAVDGTPTDAVYMGLNLVLRDARPDVVVSGVNHGPNLGNDVLYSGTVAAAMEGALLGVNAVAVSLAAPPPHDFGEAARFAAALARQVVARPPPAPVLLNVNVPPGPVRGYRFTRLGRRTYGNEVVEKTDPRGRKYYWIGGEGRVHNEDIPGSDCNAVLLERLAAVTPLHLDGTHDPMFQELRSWTVPGYEKEPAP from the coding sequence GTGCGGGTCCTGCTCTCCAACGACGACGGCGTCCACGCGGCCGGCCTGAGGGCCCTCGCCGAGGCGTTCCACGGCGACGAGGTCTGGGTGGTGGCGCCGGATCGCGAGCAGTCCGCCTCCTCGCACGCCATCTCGCTGCACCGGCCGCTCCGGCTGCTGGAGGTCGCGCCGCGCTGGTACGCGGTGGACGGCACGCCCACCGACGCCGTGTACATGGGGCTCAACCTGGTGCTGCGCGACGCCCGCCCGGACGTGGTGGTCTCGGGCGTCAACCACGGCCCGAACCTCGGCAACGACGTGCTGTACTCCGGCACGGTGGCCGCGGCGATGGAGGGCGCGCTGCTCGGCGTGAACGCCGTCGCGGTGTCGCTCGCCGCGCCGCCGCCGCACGACTTCGGCGAGGCGGCCCGGTTCGCCGCGGCGCTCGCCCGGCAGGTGGTGGCGCGGCCGCCGCCCGCGCCCGTGCTCCTCAACGTGAACGTCCCGCCCGGCCCGGTGCGCGGCTACCGCTTCACGCGGCTCGGCCGGCGCACCTACGGCAACGAGGTGGTGGAGAAGACCGATCCGCGCGGCCGCAAGTACTACTGGATCGGCGGCGAGGGGCGCGTCCACAACGAGGACATCCCCGGCTCCGACTGCAACGCGGTGCTGCTGGAGCGGCTCGCGGCGGTGACGCCGCTCCACCTCGACGGCACGCACGACCCGATGTTCCAGGAGCTGCGGAGCTGGACCGTGCCCGGCTACGAGAAGGAGCCGGCCCCGTGA
- a CDS encoding glycosyltransferase: MSALAVALAALALAGWARVAWSGLRSDRALARLEDLPLPREVPRVSVVVPCRDEAPHVERAVRSLLAQDLPGLEVVAVDDRSGDATGAILDRVAAAEPRLSVVHVRELPAGWLGKNHACAAGARRARGEWLLFTDGDVVFGPGALRRAVGHAEALGLGHLAAAPRFVAPGTLERAFVAAFAAFAAGAFRVWELPRAGTRGFAGVGAFNLVRRDAYDAVGGHARLRLEVVDDVKLGLLLRRSGVPQGLVNGGALVSVRWQHGFVRSVLGLVKNAFAGAEYRVARALGVALWAMFLGAAPLALALAAPAGLARALGALALALSAAVLGVTARRVAGGGGAEGLLMPPCTVLLGAVLLASAAAAAWRGGVVWRGTFYPLAALRQGCLRRADLPAAGAAGWPHAPAERARRSAP, from the coding sequence GTGAGCGCGCTCGCCGTCGCGCTCGCGGCGCTGGCGCTCGCGGGGTGGGCGCGGGTGGCGTGGAGCGGCCTGCGCAGCGATCGCGCGCTGGCCCGGCTCGAGGACCTCCCCCTGCCGCGCGAGGTGCCGCGGGTGTCGGTGGTGGTCCCGTGCCGCGACGAGGCCCCGCACGTGGAGCGGGCGGTGCGGTCGCTGCTGGCGCAGGACCTGCCCGGCCTGGAGGTGGTGGCGGTGGACGACCGCTCCGGCGACGCGACCGGCGCGATCCTCGACCGGGTCGCCGCGGCCGAGCCCCGCCTCTCGGTGGTGCACGTGCGCGAGCTGCCCGCCGGCTGGCTGGGGAAGAACCACGCCTGCGCCGCCGGGGCGCGGCGCGCGCGGGGCGAGTGGCTGCTGTTCACCGACGGCGACGTCGTGTTCGGGCCGGGGGCGCTGCGCCGCGCGGTCGGCCACGCCGAGGCGCTCGGGCTCGGCCACCTCGCCGCCGCGCCGCGCTTCGTCGCCCCCGGGACGCTGGAGCGCGCGTTCGTGGCGGCGTTCGCGGCGTTCGCGGCCGGGGCGTTCCGGGTGTGGGAGCTGCCGCGCGCCGGGACGCGCGGGTTCGCCGGGGTGGGCGCGTTCAACCTGGTCCGGCGCGACGCCTACGACGCGGTGGGCGGGCACGCGCGGCTGCGCCTCGAGGTGGTGGACGACGTGAAGCTCGGGCTGCTGCTGCGCCGCAGCGGCGTGCCGCAGGGGCTCGTGAACGGCGGGGCGCTCGTGTCGGTCCGCTGGCAGCACGGCTTCGTCCGGTCCGTGCTGGGGCTGGTGAAGAACGCGTTCGCCGGCGCGGAGTACCGGGTGGCCCGCGCGCTCGGGGTGGCGCTGTGGGCGATGTTCCTCGGCGCGGCGCCGCTCGCCCTCGCGCTCGCCGCGCCCGCCGGCCTGGCCCGCGCGCTCGGCGCGCTCGCCCTCGCGCTGTCCGCCGCGGTGCTCGGCGTGACCGCCCGGCGGGTGGCGGGCGGGGGCGGCGCCGAGGGGCTGCTCATGCCGCCCTGCACCGTGCTGCTCGGGGCGGTGCTGCTCGCCAGCGCCGCCGCGGCCGCGTGGCGCGGGGGCGTGGTGTGGCGCGGCACGTTCTACCCGCTCGCAGCGCTGCGGCAGGGCTGCCTGCGGCGCGCGGACCTCCCTGCGGCGGGCGCGGCCGGCTGGCCGCACGCCCCGGCCGAGCGGGCGCGGCGGAGCGCGCCGTGA
- a CDS encoding MarR family winged helix-turn-helix transcriptional regulator gives MGGKPQRNGAVGREPAQRDRADGAELGPVLEFMGALWTMDHALQSASKRMEARHGVTGPQRLVIRIVGRYPGISAGELAAILHLHPSTLTGVLKRLAGRGLLERVADPGDARRALLRLTRRGRELNALKGGTVEHAVRRALAQVEPRTVSAARALAAAIAAELDRLG, from the coding sequence GGTGGGAAGCCGCAGAGGAACGGCGCGGTGGGGCGCGAGCCCGCGCAGCGGGACCGGGCGGACGGAGCCGAGCTCGGGCCGGTGCTCGAGTTCATGGGCGCGCTCTGGACCATGGACCACGCGCTGCAGTCCGCGTCGAAGCGGATGGAGGCGCGGCACGGCGTGACCGGTCCGCAGCGGCTCGTGATCCGGATCGTCGGCCGCTACCCGGGGATCTCGGCGGGCGAGCTCGCCGCGATCCTGCACCTGCACCCGAGCACGCTCACCGGCGTGCTGAAGCGGCTCGCCGGGCGCGGGCTGCTCGAGCGCGTGGCCGACCCGGGCGACGCGCGGCGCGCGCTGCTGCGGCTCACGCGGCGCGGGCGCGAGCTGAACGCGCTGAAGGGCGGCACGGTGGAGCACGCGGTGCGCCGCGCGCTCGCGCAGGTCGAGCCGCGCACCGTGAGCGCCGCGCGCGCCCTCGCCGCCGCGATCGCCGCGGAGCTCGACCGCCTCGGCTGA
- a CDS encoding AI-2E family transporter: MTATPDSDLHARRLLLALLVLALLLAGWMVKPFWVAFFLAAVLTAALRRWMEWLSGRLRGRRSLAAGLLTVGVLLAGVVPVAALGAVLIREAVDGIQWLRSALQSEGVWGLVSRLPGPIEDLAHRAVTALGDPQRQLQQLAGEQGGQAAAAVGGVLAATGTFVLQTVLMLIALFFFLTDGQRLIAWVDARVPLRAGQFRTLVEDFRRTTLSVVAATAATAGIQTVTALAGYLIARAPNPIFLAVLTLVVALIPAVGATAMVLAVAALQFATGHTVSGIFLAIWGAAVVSLVDNVARPYLLKGGMELHGGVVFFALLGGLAAFGGIGLILGPLVVTFLVTVLNMYRRELGKRPASPTPAPAPGAGPGTAEDAIAAPRPDGRG; encoded by the coding sequence GTGACCGCCACGCCCGACAGCGACCTGCACGCCCGCCGGCTGCTCCTCGCCTTGCTGGTGCTGGCGCTGCTCCTCGCCGGCTGGATGGTGAAGCCGTTCTGGGTGGCGTTCTTCCTCGCGGCCGTGCTCACCGCCGCGCTGCGACGCTGGATGGAGTGGCTCTCGGGGCGGCTGCGCGGGCGGCGCTCGCTCGCGGCCGGGCTGCTCACGGTGGGCGTGCTGCTCGCGGGGGTCGTCCCGGTCGCCGCGCTCGGCGCGGTGCTGATCCGCGAGGCGGTGGACGGGATCCAGTGGCTGCGCAGCGCGCTCCAGAGCGAGGGGGTGTGGGGACTGGTGAGCCGCCTGCCCGGGCCGATCGAGGATCTCGCCCACCGCGCCGTCACCGCGCTCGGCGATCCGCAGCGCCAGCTCCAGCAGCTCGCCGGCGAGCAGGGCGGGCAGGCCGCCGCGGCGGTCGGGGGGGTGCTCGCCGCCACCGGCACGTTCGTGCTGCAGACGGTGTTGATGCTCATCGCGCTGTTCTTCTTCCTGACGGACGGGCAGCGGCTCATCGCCTGGGTGGACGCGCGCGTGCCGCTGCGGGCGGGTCAGTTCCGGACGCTGGTGGAGGACTTCCGGCGCACCACGCTGTCGGTCGTGGCCGCGACCGCCGCGACCGCCGGGATCCAGACCGTGACCGCGCTCGCCGGGTACCTCATCGCGCGCGCGCCCAACCCGATCTTCCTGGCGGTCCTCACCCTGGTGGTGGCGCTCATCCCCGCGGTGGGCGCGACCGCCATGGTGCTGGCGGTCGCGGCGCTGCAGTTCGCCACCGGCCACACCGTGTCCGGGATCTTCCTCGCGATCTGGGGCGCGGCGGTGGTGTCGCTCGTGGACAACGTGGCGCGCCCCTACCTGCTCAAGGGCGGGATGGAGCTGCACGGCGGCGTGGTGTTCTTCGCGCTGCTCGGCGGCCTGGCCGCGTTCGGCGGCATCGGGCTCATCCTCGGGCCGCTCGTGGTGACGTTCCTGGTGACGGTGCTGAACATGTACCGGCGCGAGCTCGGCAAGAGGCCCGCCTCCCCGACGCCCGCGCCGGCCCCGGGAGCCGGGCCCGGGACCGCCGAGGACGCGATCGCAGCGCCCCGCCCGGACGGGCGGGGCTGA
- a CDS encoding MBL fold metallo-hydrolase, translating into MTVTAPAHRTLKFLGTAGARFAVSTQLRHSGGLVWSLGGATIWVDPGPGALVRALSSRPKIDPAKVDALVITHRHLDHAGDATAVVEAMTRGGFSPRGTLLAPRDALETEPVVFRYAQAFPARVGVLAPGARHALAPGVTLETPVAHDHGVETYGYLLTAPGLRAGHVVDTFWMDALPEAYAGVDLLLVNTTRLQGGDRRYLHLGADDAERLVAAVRPRLAVLTHLGMQLPPRKADAAALEISRRTGVPTVAARDGWLLDLDDLPAAAARARSRAPQAPAPDGGPAA; encoded by the coding sequence GTGACCGTGACCGCGCCCGCGCACCGCACGCTCAAGTTCCTCGGCACCGCCGGCGCGCGCTTCGCCGTGTCCACCCAGCTCCGCCACTCCGGCGGGCTGGTCTGGTCGCTCGGCGGCGCCACGATCTGGGTCGATCCCGGCCCCGGCGCGCTGGTCCGCGCGCTCTCCTCGCGGCCGAAGATCGACCCCGCCAAGGTGGACGCGCTGGTGATCACGCACCGGCACCTCGATCACGCGGGCGACGCCACCGCGGTGGTGGAGGCCATGACGCGCGGCGGGTTCTCGCCGCGCGGGACCCTGCTCGCGCCCCGCGACGCGCTCGAGACCGAGCCTGTGGTGTTCCGATACGCGCAGGCGTTCCCGGCGCGCGTCGGCGTGCTCGCGCCCGGCGCGCGCCACGCGCTCGCGCCCGGGGTGACGCTCGAGACGCCCGTCGCGCACGACCACGGGGTCGAGACCTACGGGTACCTGCTCACCGCGCCCGGCCTCCGCGCCGGCCACGTGGTGGACACGTTCTGGATGGACGCGCTGCCGGAGGCGTACGCGGGGGTCGATCTCCTGCTGGTGAACACCACCCGCCTGCAGGGCGGCGACCGCCGCTACCTGCACCTCGGCGCGGACGACGCGGAGCGGCTCGTGGCGGCCGTGCGGCCGCGCCTCGCGGTGCTCACGCACCTCGGCATGCAGCTCCCGCCGCGCAAGGCCGACGCCGCGGCGCTCGAGATCTCGCGGCGCACCGGGGTGCCCACCGTGGCGGCGCGGGACGGGTGGCTCCTCGACCTCGACGATCTCCCCGCCGCCGCGGCGCGGGCCCGGTCGCGCGCGCCGCAGGCGCCGGCCCCGGACGGCGGGCCGGCCGCGTGA
- a CDS encoding adenine phosphoribosyltransferase, whose protein sequence is MMDAVRARIRDVPDFPKKGIVFKDITPVLSDPHTFREVIDAFVGRWKGERVDKVIGIESRGFIFAAPIAYALGAGFTIVRKPGKLPWETIREVYALEYGEGALELHIDAIGPGDRVLVVDDVLATGGTAGAAGRLVARQGAELLGYSFLAELSFLNGARQLGHAKVHSLLTF, encoded by the coding sequence ATGATGGACGCCGTCCGCGCCAGGATCCGCGACGTTCCCGACTTCCCGAAGAAGGGGATCGTCTTCAAGGACATCACGCCGGTCCTCTCGGATCCGCACACGTTCCGCGAGGTGATCGACGCCTTCGTCGGGCGCTGGAAGGGCGAGCGCGTGGACAAGGTGATCGGGATCGAGTCGCGCGGCTTCATCTTCGCGGCGCCCATCGCCTACGCGCTCGGCGCCGGCTTCACCATCGTGCGCAAGCCGGGGAAGCTGCCCTGGGAGACCATCCGCGAGGTCTACGCGCTGGAGTACGGCGAGGGCGCGCTGGAGCTGCACATCGACGCCATCGGGCCCGGCGACCGGGTGCTGGTGGTGGACGACGTGCTCGCCACCGGCGGCACCGCCGGCGCGGCGGGGCGGCTGGTGGCCCGGCAGGGCGCGGAGCTGCTCGGGTACTCGTTCCTGGCGGAGCTCTCCTTCCTGAACGGCGCGCGCCAGCTCGGCCACGCCAAGGTCCACTCGCTGCTCACGTTCTGA
- a CDS encoding oxidoreductase yields the protein MLGPTLYTDVSVLAAWDETAPFRGIRLSLPPALARAHRAPGQVVKVRTAAGEGFFALASAPSPDAVVDLLVKRGGKVADAAIVAAAPGATLAITEPFGKGFPVEEAAGRDVLLFAAGSGIAPIRAVVQHVLAHRDAFRRVTLFYGQRHGAEFAYRAEHLAWERGGVRLVLCPSGEDDAWPGVRGRVQEVARALAFGGTPPEETVAFVSGMTAMVDDVRRVLAGAGIPPQHVFANF from the coding sequence ATGCTCGGCCCGACCCTCTACACCGACGTGTCCGTCCTCGCCGCCTGGGACGAGACGGCGCCGTTCCGCGGCATCCGCCTGTCGCTGCCCCCCGCGCTGGCGCGCGCCCACCGCGCGCCCGGACAGGTGGTGAAGGTCCGGACGGCCGCCGGCGAGGGCTTCTTCGCGCTGGCGAGCGCGCCGTCGCCCGACGCGGTGGTGGACCTGCTGGTGAAGCGCGGCGGCAAGGTGGCCGACGCCGCCATCGTCGCGGCCGCGCCCGGCGCGACGCTCGCCATCACCGAGCCGTTCGGGAAGGGGTTCCCGGTCGAGGAGGCCGCCGGGCGCGACGTGCTCCTGTTCGCGGCCGGCTCCGGCATCGCCCCGATCCGCGCGGTGGTGCAGCACGTGCTCGCGCACCGCGACGCGTTCCGCCGGGTGACGCTGTTCTACGGCCAGCGCCACGGCGCCGAGTTCGCGTACCGCGCCGAGCACCTCGCCTGGGAGCGCGGCGGCGTGCGGCTCGTGCTCTGCCCGTCCGGCGAGGACGACGCCTGGCCCGGCGTGCGCGGCCGGGTGCAGGAGGTGGCGCGCGCCCTCGCGTTCGGCGGCACGCCGCCGGAGGAGACCGTCGCGTTCGTGAGCGGGATGACCGCCATGGTGGACGACGTGCGCCGGGTCCTCGCCGGCGCCGGCATCCCCCCGCAGCACGTGTTCGCGAACTTCTGA